One genomic segment of Planctomycetota bacterium includes these proteins:
- the lipA gene encoding lipoyl synthase, whose amino-acid sequence MACMVRISLSNQILTPAPAPADFVRKGKPRWLRMQLPQSEHYHQLRQLIRDHKLHTVCEEARCPNMGECWSAGVATVMILGDTCTRSCGFCNIKTGRPPVLDLDEPVRVGQSVALMNLNFVCITSVNRDELPDGGASIWAHTIREIRRQAPKTQIETLIPDFCGDWDALQRVLDEKPDILNHNLESVPRLYPAVRPQAKYPRSIELLRRAKSQGFTTKTGIMVGIGESDDEVTALMHDVLEGTAGPNGPCDILTIGQYLQPSANHLPVARFVHPDQFARYKELGESLGFPHVESGPMVRSSYHADKHAKLNP is encoded by the coding sequence ATGGCCTGCATGGTCCGCATCAGTCTCTCCAACCAGATCCTCACACCCGCCCCCGCCCCCGCGGACTTCGTCCGCAAGGGTAAGCCCCGCTGGCTCCGCATGCAGCTCCCCCAGTCCGAGCACTACCACCAGCTTCGCCAGCTCATCCGTGACCACAAGCTCCATACCGTCTGCGAAGAGGCCCGCTGCCCCAACATGGGCGAATGCTGGTCCGCCGGCGTCGCCACCGTCATGATCCTCGGCGACACCTGCACCCGATCCTGCGGCTTCTGCAACATCAAAACAGGTCGGCCCCCCGTCCTCGACCTCGATGAACCCGTCCGCGTCGGCCAGTCCGTCGCCCTCATGAACCTCAACTTCGTCTGCATCACCTCCGTCAACCGCGATGAACTCCCCGATGGCGGAGCCTCCATCTGGGCCCATACCATCCGTGAAATCCGCCGCCAGGCCCCCAAAACCCAGATCGAAACCCTCATCCCCGACTTCTGCGGCGACTGGGACGCCCTCCAACGCGTCCTCGACGAAAAGCCCGACATCCTCAACCACAACCTCGAATCCGTCCCCCGCCTCTACCCCGCCGTCCGCCCGCAAGCAAAATACCCCCGCTCCATCGAACTCCTCCGCCGGGCCAAATCGCAGGGTTTCACCACCAAAACCGGTATCATGGTCGGCATCGGCGAATCCGATGACGAAGTCACCGCCCTCATGCACGACGTCCTCGAAGGCACCGCCGGCCCCAATGGCCCCTGCGACATCCTCACCATCGGCCAATACCTCCAGCCCTCCGCCAATCACCTCCCCGTCGCCCGTTTCGTCCACCCCGACCAGTTCGCCCGCTACAAAGAACTGGGCGAGTCCCTGGGCTTCCCCCACGTCGAATCCGGCCCCATGGTCCGCTCCTCCTACCACGCCGACAAACACGCCAAACTCAACCCCTGA
- the xrt gene encoding exosortase produces the protein MSGAQSERPSRSAEGEPMAEQGRTFGGPSTHLGTETMSTVSVTRTQTKRPPEPMQRLDPLIPSHVWVRIAILAALFIPLHWDILWRLTQFALTDGDWSHAFLVPFISLYFVYQQKQRLLDTPTRTCWWGLPIILICLGGYFLSIYPIRNDMLKGYCMIGEIFGLVLLMAGPAVIRVVWLPIIYLMFAVKVTQQYWGKLASELQVIAAKAAVVVLQLFSIDATVNGTTIDLWKGMEPLGSLNVAEACSGLRMLMTFIALGVAVAYLWDRPWWARLTMVALTVPIAVAVNVGRVTVIGLVYLVNPEYSAGDSHIFIGMLMLVPALGMFLLLGWVMNKIVLTDAAARPVAAPAQRPPGDAPASHNDANDH, from the coding sequence ATGTCCGGGGCTCAATCCGAACGCCCGTCGCGTTCGGCAGAGGGTGAACCCATGGCCGAACAAGGTCGTACATTTGGGGGCCCCTCGACGCACCTTGGAACGGAGACGATGAGCACCGTCAGCGTGACACGCACTCAAACCAAGCGCCCGCCCGAACCGATGCAGCGCTTGGACCCGCTGATCCCCTCGCATGTCTGGGTGCGGATCGCGATTCTCGCCGCGCTGTTCATTCCGCTGCACTGGGACATTCTCTGGCGGTTAACGCAATTCGCACTCACCGACGGCGACTGGTCCCACGCCTTCCTCGTCCCCTTCATCAGTCTCTACTTCGTCTATCAGCAGAAGCAGCGCCTCCTCGACACGCCCACGCGGACGTGCTGGTGGGGCCTGCCCATCATCCTGATCTGCCTCGGCGGCTACTTCCTTTCGATCTACCCCATCCGCAACGACATGCTCAAGGGCTACTGCATGATCGGGGAGATCTTCGGGCTCGTGCTGCTCATGGCCGGCCCGGCGGTGATCCGCGTCGTCTGGCTGCCGATCATCTACCTCATGTTCGCCGTCAAAGTGACGCAGCAGTACTGGGGCAAGCTGGCGTCGGAGCTTCAGGTCATCGCCGCCAAGGCCGCGGTCGTCGTCCTGCAACTGTTCTCGATCGACGCGACGGTCAACGGCACGACGATCGACTTGTGGAAGGGCATGGAGCCGCTCGGCTCGCTCAACGTCGCCGAGGCGTGCAGCGGGCTTCGCATGCTCATGACCTTCATCGCGCTGGGCGTGGCGGTGGCGTATCTGTGGGATCGGCCCTGGTGGGCGCGGCTCACGATGGTCGCCTTGACCGTGCCCATCGCCGTGGCCGTCAACGTCGGCCGCGTCACCGTCATCGGCCTGGTGTATTTAGTCAATCCTGAATACTCCGCTGGCGATTCGCACATCTTCATCGGCATGCTGATGCTCGTCCCGGCGCTGGGCATGTTCCTATTGCTGGGATGGGTCATGAACAAGATCGTCCTGACCGACGCAGCCGCCCGCCCCGTCGCGGCCCCGGCTCAGCGTCCCCCCGGTGATGCCCCCGCTTCGCACAACGACGCCAACGACCACTGA
- a CDS encoding exosortase-associated EpsI family protein, with product MPPLRTTTPTTTEPDGTTMDFKKVFSPSMIAATVLLFVGLVGLQSVVHAFEIFLMKEPVPLRRRLYLIPEHVGPYQKVAEETLSKEVVDELGTDQYISWTYTNTQLKPDEPGARIRLHIAYYTGTPDAIPHVPERCYVGGGATPKDSTQDTLTLDSPAIYSVANDELMATDSMGRTVHLPGREIPIRLFDFVPHNAKEPATVMYFFAANGKLIAVPRDVRNLVFDLSSRYAYWCKIELLPFGVKDHEEAKRIGAAFLSQMMPEIMGCLPDWTEVRAGRYPVEKTNKR from the coding sequence ATGCCCCCGCTTCGCACAACGACGCCAACGACCACTGAACCGGACGGAACGACCATGGACTTCAAGAAAGTCTTTAGCCCATCGATGATCGCCGCGACAGTGCTGCTGTTCGTGGGCCTGGTCGGGTTGCAGTCGGTCGTGCACGCCTTTGAGATCTTCCTCATGAAGGAGCCGGTCCCGCTGCGCCGCCGGCTGTACCTGATCCCCGAGCACGTCGGGCCTTATCAGAAGGTCGCCGAGGAAACGCTCTCCAAGGAAGTCGTCGACGAACTGGGCACCGATCAGTACATCAGTTGGACCTACACCAACACGCAGCTCAAGCCCGACGAGCCCGGCGCCCGGATTCGCCTGCACATCGCCTACTACACCGGCACGCCCGATGCGATTCCGCACGTGCCGGAGCGATGCTACGTCGGCGGCGGGGCGACGCCCAAGGACAGCACGCAGGACACGCTCACGCTCGATTCCCCGGCGATCTACTCGGTGGCGAACGACGAGCTGATGGCCACCGATTCGATGGGGCGCACGGTGCATCTGCCCGGGCGCGAGATTCCGATTCGGCTCTTCGACTTCGTGCCGCACAACGCCAAGGAGCCGGCGACGGTGATGTACTTCTTCGCCGCCAACGGCAAGCTCATCGCCGTGCCGCGCGATGTGCGCAATCTCGTCTTCGACCTCTCGTCGCGATACGCCTACTGGTGCAAGATCGAGTTGCTTCCCTTCGGCGTGAAGGACCACGAGGAGGCGAAGCGGATCGGTGCGGCGTTTTTGTCACAGATGATGCCCGAAATCATGGGCTGCCTGCCGGACTGGACGGAGGTCCGCGCGGGTCGATACCCGGTCGAGAAAACCAACAAGCGATAA
- a CDS encoding tetratricopeptide repeat protein, with amino-acid sequence MAGRVNTKFVMILLAILVVVTGVLGAAWYFATLKDPAEYIAKGDVMMSQGQYDEAQKWYGRAFRLDRTSPVIMMKYTEASSKMPVTTTHDLNERLMQMTQMWSKVITVAPDSAQATEARQKLMAYYYDAAKTFNQIAMWDRLYGAAVEMLSQTGNAESLLARKYRGIAQVQRMRRLDVEAGDRKLAKEDLDAALKESPDDAELSYAVAQWYLFESLYEQRAGRAAESKKLADEGVKIAKAYLDAHPKSIDAQLNLMRVLLITRDNTQAEVMLASLEKQMMQIDDIDNTLEIGQFIITIDRKAASGDDNDADTPTGTTSGRMREEKLLRHLLEKHPDDVLIQYKLADNLIYQNRRDEAVPLLISSIADRPMTPSIKAQYEGYVQLLAISKLGDLYLSQREVTTDEQVRASLLDKTRQLLEQMKTRASESSGSIDLLEGKIALAEGNYALADQKLNAANEKSKGDNPEASILQAKALQQLGQLGAARDRLAQAIESPIGKRYWPAYRELAILELQLHEDDKAMEYVQALLNAMPTDPAALQLKAAILASQYQDLSASGSPEAAKKLHDAIGILETMPKADDRPVRLQLAKLYQAEGRGDEVRLLLEPLLEKDPTDFIALRQLLQVDLAEGKKEAAIARIDTALKAPQDEKIVKVLHLIRDRLAGTGDLQGQVEELLAAQDDPFQRAMWLYAFYKRTGEAGKAEDAIKQAESLKPNDASVLRARLDAALSEADWTKAEAIADRASKLNLDEAQGMFWVGEVEMARARYTQAVATLNRGVSLRPRYSEGWRLLGQARIEAGDLTGADAALTRALELQPNNVSALKAQFHLHDMRHNYQLALGTLSKAVEFAPRDRELFEQYLTYKAEHGDPKEVMAERQKLLAAVPQDMPNRRSLATLYLQMGNTAKAKEVLDALMKEHPEILANVLAMADFYAATGDTAAGQKLLVNYIGSLGEKAGAEDWLTLARYLRDAKQTAQAEAAYRRGIAVEDPKIRPATRELGDWYFARNEHMQAAELYKPLLEATHDPRVARRLIETLVRSGQFEAARDALTKFITEHGQDVQTALLEGLIYSNMGAAEADRANRAFDRAVQLGPSNAQAYLYRARYHFNSDDDQTQNQVKADLQKAIALDPAFIPARQMLVTYYLDPRRGDDESAMIELRRLIDQAPDMDEARVQLAQLYLKAKRYPDLDRLLDESVKMLPNATVWYQLRARSLRDQGRSADALAELAKAYKQRPDPSTLYAYSLSLLEAKESQAALDVLNKASSLTDRSAVLSALRARAVAALGDAEKAVGLFTAAFELTSNDPTQINELITQMRAVLSEDQMVGLLQKRADADPTGMTDLLIAQLQLQKGEQSQAITRLEALTGRLDPKSDILSSAQQLLAAAYFQGQQYDKTWGIYQKVLERQPDNFQVLNNSAYILAEQLHRPADALPMAEKAVKLAPKQALAQASILDTLGWVQYRNGNLDQAEITLRRSIQLNPLAPVHLHLAQLLLERGQKDDARQQINAARRLAEDAKDADSIKQSVELMKKVDEGAAEGAPKP; translated from the coding sequence ATGGCTGGACGCGTAAACACAAAATTCGTGATGATTCTTCTGGCGATCCTCGTGGTCGTGACGGGCGTATTGGGCGCCGCCTGGTACTTCGCCACCCTCAAGGACCCCGCCGAGTACATCGCCAAGGGCGACGTGATGATGAGCCAGGGCCAGTACGACGAGGCCCAGAAATGGTACGGCCGGGCGTTCCGCCTGGACCGCACGAGCCCGGTCATCATGATGAAGTACACGGAGGCGTCGTCGAAGATGCCCGTGACGACGACGCATGATCTGAACGAGCGACTGATGCAGATGACGCAGATGTGGAGCAAGGTCATCACCGTCGCCCCCGACAGCGCTCAGGCGACCGAAGCGCGTCAGAAGCTCATGGCCTACTACTACGACGCCGCCAAGACGTTCAACCAGATCGCCATGTGGGACCGGCTCTACGGCGCGGCGGTGGAGATGCTCAGCCAGACGGGCAACGCCGAATCGCTCCTGGCCCGCAAGTACCGCGGCATCGCGCAGGTGCAGCGCATGCGGCGGCTGGACGTCGAGGCCGGCGACCGCAAACTCGCCAAGGAAGACCTTGACGCCGCCCTGAAGGAAAGCCCGGACGACGCGGAGCTCAGCTACGCGGTCGCGCAGTGGTATCTGTTCGAGTCGCTCTACGAGCAGCGGGCCGGTCGGGCGGCGGAGAGCAAGAAGCTGGCGGACGAAGGCGTGAAGATCGCCAAGGCGTATCTGGACGCGCACCCCAAGAGCATCGATGCGCAGCTCAACCTGATGCGCGTCCTGCTTATCACGCGCGACAACACGCAGGCGGAGGTGATGCTCGCGTCGCTCGAGAAGCAGATGATGCAGATCGACGACATCGACAACACGCTGGAGATCGGCCAGTTCATCATCACGATCGACCGCAAGGCGGCGAGCGGGGATGACAACGATGCGGATACGCCGACCGGCACGACCTCCGGCCGGATGCGCGAGGAAAAGCTGCTGCGGCATCTTCTGGAAAAGCATCCCGACGACGTGTTGATCCAGTACAAGCTCGCGGACAATCTGATTTATCAGAACCGGCGCGACGAAGCGGTGCCGCTGCTGATTTCGTCGATCGCCGACCGGCCGATGACGCCGAGCATCAAGGCGCAGTACGAAGGGTACGTGCAGCTACTGGCGATCTCGAAGCTGGGCGACCTTTACTTGTCGCAGCGCGAGGTGACGACGGACGAGCAGGTACGGGCGTCGCTGTTGGACAAGACGCGGCAGCTTCTGGAACAGATGAAGACGCGGGCGAGCGAATCGTCGGGGTCGATCGATCTGCTGGAAGGCAAGATCGCGCTGGCGGAAGGCAACTACGCGCTGGCGGATCAGAAGCTCAACGCCGCCAACGAAAAGAGCAAGGGCGACAATCCCGAAGCGTCGATCCTTCAGGCCAAGGCGCTTCAGCAGCTCGGCCAGCTTGGCGCCGCGCGCGACCGGCTGGCGCAGGCCATCGAGTCGCCGATCGGCAAGCGCTACTGGCCGGCCTATCGCGAACTGGCGATTCTGGAGCTTCAGCTTCACGAAGACGACAAGGCGATGGAGTACGTGCAGGCGCTGCTCAACGCGATGCCCACGGACCCCGCGGCGCTTCAGCTCAAGGCGGCGATCCTCGCTTCGCAGTATCAGGATCTGTCGGCTTCGGGTTCGCCGGAGGCGGCCAAAAAACTGCATGACGCGATCGGGATTCTCGAAACGATGCCCAAGGCGGATGATCGTCCGGTTCGGCTCCAGCTCGCCAAGCTGTATCAGGCCGAGGGCCGTGGCGACGAAGTGCGCCTGCTGCTCGAGCCCTTGCTTGAGAAGGACCCGACCGACTTCATCGCGCTGAGGCAGCTTTTGCAGGTGGATCTGGCGGAGGGCAAGAAGGAGGCGGCGATCGCGCGGATCGACACGGCCCTCAAAGCGCCGCAGGACGAGAAGATCGTCAAGGTGCTTCATCTGATCCGCGACCGCCTCGCCGGCACAGGCGACTTGCAGGGGCAGGTCGAGGAGCTGCTCGCCGCGCAGGACGATCCGTTCCAGCGGGCGATGTGGCTCTATGCGTTCTACAAGCGGACGGGCGAAGCGGGGAAGGCGGAGGATGCGATCAAGCAGGCCGAGAGTCTCAAGCCCAATGACGCGAGCGTGCTGCGGGCGCGGCTGGATGCGGCCCTGTCGGAGGCGGACTGGACGAAGGCGGAGGCGATCGCCGACCGTGCGTCGAAGCTGAATCTCGATGAGGCGCAGGGCATGTTCTGGGTGGGCGAAGTGGAGATGGCGCGGGCGCGTTACACGCAGGCCGTCGCCACGCTCAACCGCGGCGTGAGTCTGCGGCCGCGCTATTCGGAGGGCTGGCGCCTGCTGGGCCAGGCGCGCATCGAGGCGGGCGATCTGACCGGCGCGGATGCGGCGTTGACGCGGGCGCTGGAGCTTCAGCCCAACAACGTCTCGGCGCTCAAGGCGCAGTTCCACCTGCACGACATGCGTCACAATTATCAACTGGCGCTGGGGACGCTTTCGAAGGCGGTCGAGTTCGCGCCGCGCGATCGGGAGCTCTTCGAGCAGTACCTGACGTACAAGGCGGAGCACGGCGATCCGAAGGAAGTCATGGCGGAGCGTCAGAAGCTGCTCGCGGCCGTGCCTCAGGACATGCCCAACCGCCGCTCGCTGGCGACGCTGTATCTTCAGATGGGCAACACGGCCAAGGCGAAGGAAGTGCTCGACGCGTTGATGAAGGAGCACCCGGAGATTCTGGCGAACGTGCTGGCGATGGCGGACTTTTACGCGGCGACGGGGGACACGGCGGCGGGTCAGAAGCTGCTCGTCAACTACATCGGCTCGCTGGGCGAGAAGGCGGGGGCGGAGGACTGGCTGACGCTGGCGCGCTATCTGCGTGACGCCAAGCAGACCGCGCAGGCGGAGGCGGCGTACCGGCGCGGCATCGCCGTCGAAGACCCGAAGATTCGCCCGGCGACGCGCGAACTGGGCGACTGGTACTTTGCGCGCAATGAGCACATGCAGGCGGCTGAGCTTTACAAGCCGCTGCTGGAAGCGACGCACGATCCGCGCGTGGCCCGCCGCCTGATCGAAACGCTGGTCCGCTCCGGCCAGTTCGAGGCGGCGCGCGACGCCCTGACGAAGTTCATCACCGAGCACGGACAGGATGTGCAGACGGCTCTGCTCGAAGGGCTGATCTACTCGAACATGGGCGCCGCCGAGGCGGACCGCGCCAACCGCGCTTTCGACCGCGCGGTTCAGCTTGGGCCCAGCAATGCCCAGGCGTACCTGTATCGCGCCCGTTATCACTTCAACAGCGATGACGATCAGACGCAGAACCAGGTCAAGGCGGACCTGCAGAAGGCGATCGCGCTGGACCCGGCGTTCATTCCCGCGCGGCAGATGCTGGTGACGTACTACCTCGATCCCCGCCGGGGCGATGATGAGTCGGCGATGATCGAACTTCGCCGCCTCATCGATCAGGCGCCGGACATGGACGAAGCCCGCGTGCAGCTCGCGCAGCTTTACCTCAAGGCCAAGCGTTATCCCGATCTGGATCGACTGCTCGACGAATCGGTGAAGATGTTGCCCAATGCGACGGTGTGGTACCAGCTTCGAGCGCGTTCGCTGCGCGATCAGGGCCGCTCCGCCGATGCGCTGGCGGAACTGGCCAAGGCGTACAAGCAGCGGCCGGACCCGTCGACGCTGTATGCCTACAGCTTGTCGCTCCTGGAAGCCAAGGAGTCGCAGGCGGCGCTGGATGTATTGAACAAGGCGTCGAGTCTGACGGATCGGTCAGCGGTGCTGTCGGCTCTGCGGGCCCGGGCGGTGGCGGCATTGGGTGATGCGGAGAAGGCGGTGGGTCTGTTCACCGCGGCGTTCGAATTGACGAGCAACGACCCGACGCAGATCAACGAACTGATCACGCAAATGCGCGCCGTGCTCAGCGAGGACCAGATGGTGGGCCTGCTTCAGAAACGGGCGGATGCGGACCCGACGGGCATGACCGATCTGCTCATCGCGCAGCTTCAGCTTCAGAAGGGCGAGCAGAGCCAGGCGATCACGCGCCTCGAAGCCCTCACCGGTCGCCTCGACCCCAAGAGCGACATTCTTTCCTCCGCCCAGCAGCTTCTGGCAGCCGCGTATTTTCAGGGCCAGCAGTACGACAAGACCTGGGGCATTTATCAGAAGGTGCTCGAGCGGCAGCCCGATAACTTCCAGGTGCTCAATAACTCCGCCTACATCCTCGCCGAGCAGTTGCATCGCCCGGCGGACGCGCTGCCGATGGCCGAAAAGGCCGTCAAACTCGCGCCAAAACAGGCACTTGCGCAGGCCAGTATCCTCGACACGCTCGGCTGGGTACAATATCGCAACGGAAACTTGGATCAGGCGGAGATCACCCTTCGCCGCAGTATCCAGTTGAACCCCCTCGCCCCGGTGCATCTGCACCTGGCCCAGCTTCTGCTGGAGCGGGGACAGAAAGATGATGCTCGACAGCAGATTAACGCGGCCCGTCGCTTGGCTGAAGACGCCAAGGATGCCGATAGTATCAAGCAGTCGGTTGAACTCATGAAGAAGGTGGATGAAGGCGCCGCCGAAGGAGCTCCCAAGCCATGA
- a CDS encoding polysaccharide biosynthesis tyrosine autokinase: MNSQHASHNPVHSAARTGPSTGTPRFTPVDPMRVLRQYRILLIAVTLVGAFIGGVLTFILVRTAPEYEAEVTLKVIGQMTNPYSTTAPSPTEDHSLQTEMRTQAFIIASDDVLRSVLSRADVTRTNWYRDFSVKDASSGSSRFDADKALGDLKKNLDVEIVRGTSVLSVAVTAHDPNDAAILSNNVAQVYLDKVNLANQQKSSKLAELFTTYRNRAQQDINDLERQMRLIMDEAQLSATENRHNEVVLKHEQLFQSTQQTEQALLQARAAYDSLVRAQKDNSFQYTPEELATIDDNPFIHTRDDRILLLKEQRRVAMERFGEAHRSVTEIDQRIAAIEAEKQQKRDELLRQLQQLRLSQAQTQVQVLEASFADLNKQLEEARVQMRELNQKLTEYNSLKDKHAQRLADLANLTDTLTKMELTTARPDAVRVQLQSLADTPKSPSFPRYGVMVPGVAMMFLFLTAGIVFLRETLDQRLKTPGCCRLLPPADLLGVIPRASEDPSSDGRIERIVEHAPQGLIAEALRQLRGEVIDRMERRGYRTLMIVGAQPGAGVTVIASNIAAAAAMNHRRVLLIDANFRRPALGKMFDIDPKAPGLADLLAEEHELDQTIHATSTDGLDVMPIGHMHDGVFEKLESQTFRRALTQLEGRYDLILIDTPAMSIVGDSRVLANRADAVVLVARAMKDKRGLVARMLQQLQGLRADCLGIVLNDIRSSAGGYFRRNYRAFYEYQYASANGNGHANGNGRSNGHANGNGHANGNGHSNGNGHSNGNGHASHRRVIDTTAETHDPSKPA; the protein is encoded by the coding sequence ATGAACTCTCAGCATGCGTCCCACAACCCCGTTCACTCCGCCGCGCGCACCGGCCCCTCGACCGGTACGCCGCGCTTCACGCCCGTCGACCCGATGCGCGTCCTGCGACAGTACCGCATCCTGCTCATCGCGGTCACGCTCGTCGGCGCCTTCATCGGCGGCGTCCTGACCTTCATCCTCGTCCGCACCGCCCCGGAGTACGAAGCGGAGGTGACGCTCAAGGTGATCGGTCAGATGACCAACCCCTACTCGACCACCGCCCCCTCGCCCACCGAGGATCACTCGCTTCAGACCGAAATGCGCACGCAGGCGTTCATCATCGCCTCCGATGACGTATTGCGCAGCGTGCTGAGCCGCGCGGACGTGACGCGCACCAACTGGTACCGCGACTTCTCCGTCAAGGACGCCAGCTCCGGCTCCTCGCGCTTCGATGCCGACAAGGCGCTGGGCGACCTCAAGAAGAACCTCGACGTCGAAATCGTCCGCGGCACGAGCGTGCTGTCGGTGGCGGTGACGGCCCATGACCCCAACGATGCGGCGATCCTCTCCAACAACGTCGCGCAGGTCTACCTCGACAAAGTCAACCTCGCCAACCAGCAGAAGTCCTCCAAGCTCGCTGAACTGTTCACCACCTACCGCAACCGCGCCCAGCAGGACATCAACGACCTGGAGCGGCAGATGCGCCTCATCATGGACGAGGCCCAGCTCTCGGCGACCGAGAATCGGCACAACGAAGTCGTCCTCAAGCACGAGCAGCTTTTCCAGTCGACGCAGCAGACGGAGCAGGCCCTCTTGCAGGCCCGGGCGGCGTACGACTCGCTGGTCCGCGCACAGAAGGACAACAGCTTCCAGTACACCCCCGAGGAACTGGCCACCATCGATGACAACCCCTTCATCCATACGCGCGACGACCGCATTCTGCTCCTCAAGGAGCAGCGCCGCGTGGCGATGGAACGCTTCGGCGAGGCCCACCGTTCCGTGACGGAAATCGACCAGCGCATTGCCGCCATCGAGGCGGAGAAGCAGCAGAAGCGCGATGAACTGCTCCGCCAGCTTCAGCAGCTTCGCCTCTCGCAGGCCCAGACGCAGGTGCAGGTCCTCGAAGCCAGCTTCGCCGACCTCAACAAGCAGCTTGAGGAGGCCCGCGTGCAGATGCGCGAGCTCAACCAGAAGCTCACCGAGTACAACTCGCTCAAGGATAAGCACGCTCAGCGCCTCGCCGACCTGGCGAACCTGACCGATACGCTCACGAAGATGGAATTGACCACCGCTCGTCCCGACGCGGTGCGCGTGCAGCTTCAGTCGCTGGCCGACACCCCCAAGAGCCCCAGCTTCCCGCGCTACGGCGTGATGGTGCCGGGCGTGGCGATGATGTTCCTGTTCCTGACCGCGGGCATCGTGTTCCTGCGCGAGACGCTCGATCAGCGGCTTAAAACCCCCGGCTGCTGCCGCCTGCTTCCCCCGGCGGACCTCCTGGGCGTCATCCCCCGCGCTTCGGAAGACCCCAGTTCCGACGGCCGCATCGAACGCATCGTCGAGCATGCCCCGCAGGGACTCATCGCCGAGGCCCTGCGTCAGCTTCGCGGCGAAGTGATTGACCGCATGGAGCGCCGCGGATACCGCACGCTCATGATCGTCGGCGCCCAGCCCGGGGCCGGCGTCACCGTGATCGCCTCCAACATCGCCGCCGCCGCCGCCATGAACCACCGCCGCGTCCTGCTCATCGACGCCAACTTCCGCCGCCCGGCCCTCGGCAAGATGTTCGACATCGACCCCAAGGCGCCCGGCCTGGCCGACCTCCTCGCCGAGGAGCACGAGCTGGATCAGACCATTCACGCCACCAGCACCGACGGCCTGGACGTCATGCCGATCGGCCACATGCACGATGGCGTCTTCGAGAAGCTCGAGAGCCAGACGTTCCGTCGGGCGCTGACGCAGCTGGAAGGCCGCTATGACCTGATCCTCATCGACACCCCGGCCATGTCGATCGTCGGCGACTCGCGCGTGCTGGCGAATCGCGCCGATGCGGTCGTGCTCGTGGCGCGTGCGATGAAGGACAAGCGCGGCCTCGTCGCCCGCATGCTTCAGCAGCTTCAGGGCCTCCGCGCCGACTGCCTGGGCATCGTCCTCAACGACATCCGCTCCAGTGCCGGCGGCTACTTCCGCCGCAACTACCGCGCGTTCTACGAGTACCAGTACGCCTCGGCGAACGGCAACGGTCACGCCAACGGCAACGGCCGCTCCAACGGCCACGCCAACGGCAATGGACACGCCAACGGTAACGGGCATTCCAATGGGAATGGCCACTCCAACGGCAACGGGCACGCGTCGCATCGCCGAGTCATCGACACCACCGCTGAGACGCACGATCCGTCCAAACCCGCCTGA
- a CDS encoding helix-turn-helix domain-containing protein produces MTELGQAVRERRRQVGWTLDRLAAAAGCSKAYLSGIENARHANPPSARLVEAIESALSITPGELRRLADWQSTPLTVREDYQRMAAMLDRRIDGSLNLDALYQSGALQRSVEASAGNVEPMRGVCVQVPLINKVAAGYPRDFTDLDYPARVADEYVSCGQINDPDVFAARVVGESMQPTYREGDIIVFSPAIEPYEGADCFVRLLPDHDTTFKRVYFESEDRVRLQPLNPAFGPRVVALDQIAGLYPALFRIQRLGKP; encoded by the coding sequence ATGACGGAACTGGGTCAGGCGGTGCGCGAGCGGCGGCGGCAGGTGGGTTGGACGCTCGATCGGCTCGCCGCCGCGGCGGGGTGCTCCAAGGCGTACCTGTCGGGCATCGAAAATGCGCGTCACGCCAATCCGCCCAGCGCGCGGCTTGTCGAGGCGATCGAGTCGGCGTTGTCGATCACGCCCGGCGAGCTGCGCCGGCTCGCCGACTGGCAATCGACGCCGCTGACTGTGCGCGAGGACTATCAGCGCATGGCGGCGATGCTCGATCGTCGGATCGACGGGAGTTTGAATCTCGATGCGCTCTACCAGAGCGGGGCGCTTCAGCGCAGCGTTGAAGCGAGCGCGGGGAATGTCGAGCCGATGCGCGGCGTGTGCGTGCAGGTGCCTTTGATCAACAAGGTCGCGGCGGGATATCCGCGGGACTTTACGGACCTGGACTATCCGGCCCGGGTGGCGGACGAGTATGTGTCGTGCGGCCAGATCAATGACCCGGATGTGTTCGCGGCGCGCGTGGTGGGCGAATCGATGCAGCCGACGTACCGCGAAGGCGACATCATCGTCTTCTCGCCGGCGATCGAGCCGTACGAGGGAGCGGATTGTTTCGTGCGTCTTTTGCCGGATCATGACACGACGTTCAAGCGGGTGTATTTCGAATCGGAGGATCGCGTTCGGCTCCAGCCGCTCAACCCGGCGTTCGGGCCGCGCGTCGTGGCGCTGGATCAGATCGCGGGGCTTTACCCGGCCCTGTTCCGCATTCAGCGCCTCGGCAAGCCGTAG